One part of the Quercus lobata isolate SW786 chromosome 7, ValleyOak3.0 Primary Assembly, whole genome shotgun sequence genome encodes these proteins:
- the LOC115952719 gene encoding ATP-dependent zinc metalloprotease FTSH 10, mitochondrial-like isoform X1, producing the protein MIFSRIGRSLFRSTRSSFQRNVNSGNYTERSLLPYESHLSSSGSECISRVDGGLGLMRGFVTSFGAGKQLVLNSYLSNFSSVIANPRVRRFFSSEAPKKKKYENYYPKDRKEVPKGKEQKSESKGDSNSGDHGNSQENLVKQFQSLITPLLFIAFIFSSVLFSPHDQKQISFQEFKNKLLEPGLVDRIVVTNKSVAKVYVRSSPRVKNQTNDDVAQSPINGTPTNGNASQYKFYFNIGSVESFEEKLQEAQEALGIDPHDYVPVTYVSQVNWYQELMRFAPTVLLLGSLWFMGRRMQSGFGVGGSGGKGGRGIFNIGKAHITKVDKNAKNKVYFKDVAGCDEAKQEIMEFVHFLKNPKKYEELGAKIPKGALLVGPPGTGKTLLAKATAGESAVPFLSISGSDFMEMFVGVGPSRVRSLFQEARQCAPSIIFIDEIDAIGRARGRGGFSGGNDERESTLNQLLVEMDGFGTTTGVVVLAGTNRPDILDKALLRPGRFDRQITIDKPDIKGRNQIFQIYLKKLKLDHEPSYYSQRLAALTPGFAGADIANVCNEAALIAARNESTVITMEHFDAAIDRVIGGLEKKNRVISKLERRTVAFHESGHAVAGWFLEHAEPLLKVTIVPRGTAALGFAQYVPNENLLMTKEQLFDMTCMTLGGRASEQVLLGKISTGAQNDLEKVTKMTYAQVAVYGFSDKVGLLSFPQRDDAFEMTKPYSSKTGAIIDGEVREWVGKAYDRTIQLIEEHKEHVMQVAELLLEKEVLNQEDLVQILGERPFKSSEPTNYDRFKQGFQDEDKEPKETTEGGTVDGRSSPLEPDVVPA; encoded by the exons ATGATTTTCTCAAGAATCGGACGCTCTCTTTTTCGCTCCACTCGTTCCTCGTTCCAAAGA AATGTAAATTCTGGTAACTATACTGAGAGGAGTTTGTTACCGTACGAATCGCACTTGTCCTCTTCGGGAAGTGAGTGCATTTCACGCGTCGATGGCGGATTAGGGCTTATGAGGGGCTTCGTCACTTCCTTTGGAGCCGGGAAGCAACTCGTTTTGAATTCGTACTTATCGAATTTCAGTTCCGTCATCGCAAACCCTAGGGTTCGCCGATTTTTCTCTAGCGAAGCGCCCAAGAAGAAAA AATATGAAAATTACTACCCGAAGGACAGGAAGGAAGTTCCGAAAGGGAAAGAACAGAAATCCGAGTCGAAAG GGGACTCAAATAGTGGTGATCATGGGAATTCCCAGGAGAACTTGGTGAAGCAGTTCCAAAGTTTAATCACTCCATTACTGTTCATTGCCTTTATCTTTTCATCAGTTTTATTCAGTCCTCATGATCAAAAGCAG ATTAGCTTCCAAGAATTCAAAAACAAGCTACTTGAACCTGGTCTGGTGGATCGCATTGTTGTTACAAACAAATCAGTTGCAAAAGTGTATGTGAGGAGCTCACCACGTGTTAAAAATCAGACCAATGATGATGTTGCCCAAAGTCCTATCAATGGTACCCCTACTAATGGAAATGCAAGCCAGtataaattctattttaacattGGAAGTGTTGAATCTTTTGAGGAGAAGCTGCAGGAAGCACAAGAAGCATTAGGGATTGACCCTCATGATTATGTCCCTGTAACATATGTTTCTCAAGTGAATTGGTACCAAGAATTGATGAGGTTTGCCCCAACAGTATTGCTTTTAGGATCCCTTTGGTTCATGGGGCGAAGAATGCAAAGTGGATTTGGTGTTGGTGGTTCTGGTGGAAAAGGTGGCCGTGGAATATTCAACATTGGAAAAGCTCATATTACAAAAGTGGATAAGAACGCAAAAAACAAG GTATATTTTAAAGATGTAGCTGGCTGTGATGAGGCAAAGCAGGAAATCATGGAGTTTGTTCATTTCCTCAAGAATCCAAAGAAGTATGAGGAATTAGGAGCGAAAATTCCAAAAGGTGCACTTCTTGTGGGTCCTCCAGGCACTGGGAAGACGCTTCTTGCAAAGGCAACAGCAGGTGAATCTGCTGTCCCTTTTTTATCTATATCTGGGTCAGATTTTATGGAAATGTTTGTTGGTGTTGGGCCATCAAGGGTTAGAAGCTTATTTCAAGAGGCAAGACAATGTGCACCTAGTATAATATTTATTGATGAGATAGATGCAATTGGTCGGGCTAGGGGGCGTGGAGGTTTCTCAGGTGGAAATGATGAGCGTGAAAGTACTCTCAACCAATTACTTGTAGAGATGGATGGTTTTGGAACCACTACAGGAGTTGTTGTACTTGCTGGTACAAATAGGCCCGACATTTTAGATAAAGCCTTGTTGAGGCCTGGTCGGTTTGATCGTCAAATTACAATTGATAAACCTGACATCAAAGGTCGTAatcagatttttcaaatttatctgAAGAAGCTGAAACTGGATCATGAGCCATCATACTACTCTCAAAGGCTTGCTGCCCTTACTCCTGGATTTGCTGGAGCAGACATTGCTAATGTTTGCAATGAAGCTGCTTTAATTGCCGCAAGGAATGAGAGTACAGTGATTACAATGGAACATTTTGATGCAGCTATAGACAGGGTTATAGGTGGTCTGGAAAAGAAGAACAGG GTAATAAGCAAGTTGGAACGGCGTACTGTTGCTTTCCATGAGTCTGGTCATGCTGTTGCTGGATGGTTCTTGGAACATGCTGAACCCTTGCTTAAAGTTACCATTGTTCCCCGTGGTACTGCAGCACTGGGTTTTGCTCAATATGTACCCAATGAAAATCTATTAATGACCAAAGAGCAGCTCTTTGATATGACTTGCATGACCCTCGGTGGTCGAGCTTCTGAGCAG GTTTTGTTGGGGAAGATCTCAACTGGAGCCCAGAATGACTTGGAGAAAGTGACCAAGATGACCTATGCCCAAGTTGCAGTTTATGGTTTCAGTGACAAGGTaggtcttctttcttttcctcaaaGGGATGATGCATTTGAGATGACCAAGCCCTACAGCAGTAAGACTGGTGCAATTATTGACGGGGAAGTTAGAGAATGGGTGGGTAAGGCCTATGATCGCACCATTCAGCTTATAGAGGAGCACAAAGAGCATGTAATGCAGGTAGCAGAGCTTTTGCTTGAAAAGGAGGTCCTTAATCAAGAAGACCTGGTTCAAATATTAGGGGAGCGCCCGTTCAAGTCAAGCGAGCCCACAAATTATGATAGGTTTAAGCAAGGGTTCCAAGATGAAGATAAGGAGCCTAAAGAGACCACAGAGGGTGGCACAGTGGACGGCAGGTCATCACCTTTGGAACCAGATGTTGTCCCTGCATAG
- the LOC115952719 gene encoding ATP-dependent zinc metalloprotease FTSH 8, mitochondrial-like isoform X2 — protein sequence MKITTRRTGRKFRKGKNRNPSRKISFQEFKNKLLEPGLVDRIVVTNKSVAKVYVRSSPRVKNQTNDDVAQSPINGTPTNGNASQYKFYFNIGSVESFEEKLQEAQEALGIDPHDYVPVTYVSQVNWYQELMRFAPTVLLLGSLWFMGRRMQSGFGVGGSGGKGGRGIFNIGKAHITKVDKNAKNKVYFKDVAGCDEAKQEIMEFVHFLKNPKKYEELGAKIPKGALLVGPPGTGKTLLAKATAGESAVPFLSISGSDFMEMFVGVGPSRVRSLFQEARQCAPSIIFIDEIDAIGRARGRGGFSGGNDERESTLNQLLVEMDGFGTTTGVVVLAGTNRPDILDKALLRPGRFDRQITIDKPDIKGRNQIFQIYLKKLKLDHEPSYYSQRLAALTPGFAGADIANVCNEAALIAARNESTVITMEHFDAAIDRVIGGLEKKNRVISKLERRTVAFHESGHAVAGWFLEHAEPLLKVTIVPRGTAALGFAQYVPNENLLMTKEQLFDMTCMTLGGRASEQVLLGKISTGAQNDLEKVTKMTYAQVAVYGFSDKVGLLSFPQRDDAFEMTKPYSSKTGAIIDGEVREWVGKAYDRTIQLIEEHKEHVMQVAELLLEKEVLNQEDLVQILGERPFKSSEPTNYDRFKQGFQDEDKEPKETTEGGTVDGRSSPLEPDVVPA from the exons ATGAAAATTACTACCCGAAGGACAGGAAGGAAGTTCCGAAAGGGAAAGAACAGAAATCCGAGTCGAAAG ATTAGCTTCCAAGAATTCAAAAACAAGCTACTTGAACCTGGTCTGGTGGATCGCATTGTTGTTACAAACAAATCAGTTGCAAAAGTGTATGTGAGGAGCTCACCACGTGTTAAAAATCAGACCAATGATGATGTTGCCCAAAGTCCTATCAATGGTACCCCTACTAATGGAAATGCAAGCCAGtataaattctattttaacattGGAAGTGTTGAATCTTTTGAGGAGAAGCTGCAGGAAGCACAAGAAGCATTAGGGATTGACCCTCATGATTATGTCCCTGTAACATATGTTTCTCAAGTGAATTGGTACCAAGAATTGATGAGGTTTGCCCCAACAGTATTGCTTTTAGGATCCCTTTGGTTCATGGGGCGAAGAATGCAAAGTGGATTTGGTGTTGGTGGTTCTGGTGGAAAAGGTGGCCGTGGAATATTCAACATTGGAAAAGCTCATATTACAAAAGTGGATAAGAACGCAAAAAACAAG GTATATTTTAAAGATGTAGCTGGCTGTGATGAGGCAAAGCAGGAAATCATGGAGTTTGTTCATTTCCTCAAGAATCCAAAGAAGTATGAGGAATTAGGAGCGAAAATTCCAAAAGGTGCACTTCTTGTGGGTCCTCCAGGCACTGGGAAGACGCTTCTTGCAAAGGCAACAGCAGGTGAATCTGCTGTCCCTTTTTTATCTATATCTGGGTCAGATTTTATGGAAATGTTTGTTGGTGTTGGGCCATCAAGGGTTAGAAGCTTATTTCAAGAGGCAAGACAATGTGCACCTAGTATAATATTTATTGATGAGATAGATGCAATTGGTCGGGCTAGGGGGCGTGGAGGTTTCTCAGGTGGAAATGATGAGCGTGAAAGTACTCTCAACCAATTACTTGTAGAGATGGATGGTTTTGGAACCACTACAGGAGTTGTTGTACTTGCTGGTACAAATAGGCCCGACATTTTAGATAAAGCCTTGTTGAGGCCTGGTCGGTTTGATCGTCAAATTACAATTGATAAACCTGACATCAAAGGTCGTAatcagatttttcaaatttatctgAAGAAGCTGAAACTGGATCATGAGCCATCATACTACTCTCAAAGGCTTGCTGCCCTTACTCCTGGATTTGCTGGAGCAGACATTGCTAATGTTTGCAATGAAGCTGCTTTAATTGCCGCAAGGAATGAGAGTACAGTGATTACAATGGAACATTTTGATGCAGCTATAGACAGGGTTATAGGTGGTCTGGAAAAGAAGAACAGG GTAATAAGCAAGTTGGAACGGCGTACTGTTGCTTTCCATGAGTCTGGTCATGCTGTTGCTGGATGGTTCTTGGAACATGCTGAACCCTTGCTTAAAGTTACCATTGTTCCCCGTGGTACTGCAGCACTGGGTTTTGCTCAATATGTACCCAATGAAAATCTATTAATGACCAAAGAGCAGCTCTTTGATATGACTTGCATGACCCTCGGTGGTCGAGCTTCTGAGCAG GTTTTGTTGGGGAAGATCTCAACTGGAGCCCAGAATGACTTGGAGAAAGTGACCAAGATGACCTATGCCCAAGTTGCAGTTTATGGTTTCAGTGACAAGGTaggtcttctttcttttcctcaaaGGGATGATGCATTTGAGATGACCAAGCCCTACAGCAGTAAGACTGGTGCAATTATTGACGGGGAAGTTAGAGAATGGGTGGGTAAGGCCTATGATCGCACCATTCAGCTTATAGAGGAGCACAAAGAGCATGTAATGCAGGTAGCAGAGCTTTTGCTTGAAAAGGAGGTCCTTAATCAAGAAGACCTGGTTCAAATATTAGGGGAGCGCCCGTTCAAGTCAAGCGAGCCCACAAATTATGATAGGTTTAAGCAAGGGTTCCAAGATGAAGATAAGGAGCCTAAAGAGACCACAGAGGGTGGCACAGTGGACGGCAGGTCATCACCTTTGGAACCAGATGTTGTCCCTGCATAG
- the LOC115954074 gene encoding probable WRKY transcription factor 49 has translation MEEVMHTWSDGLEDELVRELLDNQSPFFVLPQSTTELKTSSPFDEETINQFISTVYSGPTIGDIENALSVTNPNMDQPQQLPQARISMLDRSLNKVENKYTLKIKSYGNLMADDGYKWRKYGQKSIKNSPNPRSYYRCTNSRCSAKKQVERSREDPEALIITYEGLHLHFAYPYFLPSQSYVNPTTKKPKKSFSQAQDPQDHETQQTQEVQESPENLATSPLLITSEVCLQGWDKKEGMSSQGLLEDMVPFMIRNPPTNTSSNSSSCSSYHSPPTSPSSLSWSTNYSATCFDIGI, from the exons ATGGAGGAAGTAATGCATACCTGGTCAGATGGGTTGGAGGATGAGCTTGTGAGAGAGCTTCTTGACAATCAATCACCTTTCTTTGTGCTACCTCAGAGTACTACTGAATTGAAAACAAGTAGTCCTTTTGATGAAGAAACCATTAACCAGTTCATCTCTACTGTCTATTCCGGGCCTACAATTGGAGATATTGAGAATGCATTATCAGTGACAAACCCGAATATGGACCAACCCCAGCAACTTCCACAAGCCAG AATTTCTATGTTGGACAGAAGTTTAAATAAGGTTGAGAATAAGTATACTCTGAAAATCAAAAGCTATGGAAATCTGATGGCTGATGATGGATATAAATGGAGGAAGTATGGACAGAAATCCATCAAGAATAGCCCAAATCCTAG GAGCTATTATAGGTGTACAAATTCAAGGTgcagtgcaaagaaacaagtaGAGAGGTCTCGCGAGGACCCTGAGGCACTCATCATCACATATGAAGGGCTTCACTTGCACTTTGCTTACCCATACTTTTTACCTAGCCAATCCTATGTCAATCCAACAACCAAGAAGCCTAAGAAGTCATTCTCACAAGCCCAAGACCCCCAAGACCATGAAACCCAACAAACACAAGAAGTCCAAGAAAGCCCAGAAAATCTAGCTACTTCGCCATTATTAATCACATCTGAGGTCTGCTTACAAGGATGGGACAAAAAAGAAGGAATGAGCTCACAAGGGTTGCTTGAAGATATGGTGCCATTCATGATTCGAAATCCTCCAACCAATACATCCTCAAATTCCTCTTCTTGCTCGTCTTACCATTCACCTCCTACTTCGCCTTCTTCTCTGTCTTGGTCCACTAATTATTCAGCTACATGTTTTGATATAGGCATCTAG